One window of the Prionailurus bengalensis isolate Pbe53 chromosome E1, Fcat_Pben_1.1_paternal_pri, whole genome shotgun sequence genome contains the following:
- the RASD1 gene encoding dexamethasone-induced Ras-related protein 1, with translation MKLAAMIKKMCPSDSELSIPAKNCYRMVILGSSKVGKTAIVSRFLTGRFEDAYTPTIEDFHRKFYSIRGEVYQLDILDTSGNHPFPAMRRLSILTGDVFILVFSLDNRDSFEEVQRLKQQILDTKSCLKNKTKENVDVPLVICGNKGDRDFYREVEQREIEQLVGDDPQRCAYFEISAKKNSSLDQMFRALFAMAKLPSEMSPDLHRKVSVQYCDVLHKKALRNKKLLRAGSGGGDPGDAFGIVAPFARRPSVHSDLMYIREKASGGSQAKDKERCVIS, from the exons ATGAAACTGGCCGCGATGATCAAGAAGATGTGCCCGAGCGACTCGGAGCTGAGTATCCCGGCCAAGAACTGCTACCGCATGGTCATCCTCGGCTCGTCCAAGGTGGGCAAGACGGCCATCGTGTCGCGCTTCCTCACGGGCCGCTTCGAGGACGCCTACACGCCCACCATCGAGGATTTCCACCGCAAGTTCTACTCCATCCGTGGCGAAGTCTACCAGCTCGACATCCTCGACACGTCCGGCAACCACCCGTTCCCCGCCATGCGGCGACTCTCCATCCTCACTG GAGACGTGTTCATCTTGGTGTTCAGCCTGGACAACCGCGACTCTTTCGAGGAGGTGCAGAGGCTCAAGCAGCAGATCCTCGACACCAAGTCCTGTCTCAAGAACAAAACCAAGGAGAACGTGGACGTGCCGCTGGTCATCTGCGGCAACAAGGGGGATCGGGACTTCTACCGCGAGGTGGAGCAGCGCGAGATCGAGCAGCTGGTGGGCGACGACCCCCAGCGCTGCGCCTACTTCGAGATCTCGGCCAAGAAGAACAGCAGCCTGGACCAGATGTTCCGGGCGCTCTTCGCCATGGCCAAGCTGCCCAGCGAGATGAGCCCGGACCTGCACCGCAAGGTGTCGGTGCAGTACTGCGACGTGCTGCACAAGAAGGCGCTGCGGAACAAGAAGCTGTTGCGAGCCGGCAGCGGCGGCGGGGACCCGGGCGACGCCTTCGGCATCGTGGCGCCCTTCGCCCGCCGGCCCAGCGTGCACAGCGACCTCATGTACATCCGTGAGAAGGCCAGCGGCGGCAGCCAGGCCAAGGACAAGGAGCGCTGCGTCATCAGCtag
- the MED9 gene encoding mediator of RNA polymerase II transcription subunit 9 — protein MASAGVAAGRQAEDALPPPAEPPLPETKPLPPSQPPPPVAAPQPQQSPAPRPQSPAGVKEEENYSFLPLVHNIIKCMDKDSPDIHQDLNALKTKFQEMRKVISTMPGIHLSPEQQQQQLHSLREQVRTKNELLQKYKSLCMFEIPKE, from the exons ATGGCCTCTGCCGGGGTGGCCGCCGGGCGGCAGGCCGAGGATGCGTTACCGCCGCCGGCCGAGCCGCCGCTGCCCGAGACGAAGCCGCTGCCGCCTTCGCAGCCGCCGCCTCCGGTCGCCGCGCCTCAGCCACAGCAGTCGCCGGCGCCGAGGCCTCAGTCACCTGCCGgcgtgaaggaggaggagaattaCTCCTTTTTACCTTTGGTTCACAACATCATCAAATG TATGGACAAGGACAGCCCCGACATCCACCAGGACCTGAACGCCCTCAAAACCAAGTTCCAGGAGATGCGGAAGGTCATCAGCACCATGCCCGGCATCCACCTGAGTCccgagcagcagcagcagcagctgcacAGCCTCCGAGAGCAAGTCAGGACCAAGAACGAACTTCTGCAGAAGTACAAGAGCCTCTGCATGTTTGAGATCCCCAAGGAGTAG